A genomic segment from Aegilops tauschii subsp. strangulata cultivar AL8/78 chromosome 1, Aet v6.0, whole genome shotgun sequence encodes:
- the LOC109782859 gene encoding transcription elongation factor 1 homolog produces MAKRKSMSSKMASRKKPAPKLDTTFCCPFCNHPDSVACTIDLKLLVATAVCYVCEEAYHTTAHYLTEPVDIYHDWIDACEQANQGIELQARDYHKRQRRVGSDDDDESDA; encoded by the coding sequence ATGGCGAAGCGCAAGTCGATGAGCTCCAAGATGGCGTCCCGGAAGAAGCCGGCGCCGAAGCTGGACACCACCTTCTGCTGCCCCTTCTGCAACCACCCCGACAGCGTGGCCTGCACCATCGACCTCAAGCTCTTGGTCGCCACCGCCGTCTGCTACGTCTGCGAGGAGGCCTACCACACCACGGCGCACTACCTCACCGAGCCCGTCGACATCTACCACGACTGGATCGACGCCTGCGAGCAGGCCAACCAAGGCATCGAACTCCAAGCCCGGGACTACCACAAACGGCAGCGGCGAGTAggcagcgacgacgacgacgagagCGATGCCTGA
- the LOC109782858 gene encoding uncharacterized protein, whose translation MEQFEDGHHVRLRSRERGTYLHADDDGLGVSLSRRRASMNAAWAVHIYQGDGGAQYLLLHSAAYGRYLGATDAPALRGHIESRVEQCDYGPWEEEAIRWQAAGIGSGDNILLRHVGGRRLRANGRYLSVDDSDSAGTMMHWVVERIPSREDTPRLAAPTGLRLPRSLSFMLPWRVIQVEQAGADESNASFPWASLVFRGRSAYHLRKKLASRLGVAMDVSNLVMCVRAGMHGRPTPLVIDLPRSRQTLDIIVFMAGTPGFCA comes from the exons ATGGAGCAGTTCGAGGACGGCCACCACGTGCGGCTGCGGAGCCGCGAGCGCGGCACGTACCTGCACGCCGACGACGACGGGCTTGGCGTCTCCCTGAGCCGGCGCCGCGCGTCGATGAACGCGGCTTGGGCGGTGCACATCTACCAGGGAGATGGCGGTGCCCAGTACTTGCTCCTCCACAGCGCCGCCTACGGCCGCTACCTCGGCGCCACGGACGCGCCGGCGCTGCGAGGCCACATTGAGAGCCGCGTCGAGCAGTGCGACTACGGGCCGTGGGAGGAGGAGGCCATCAGGTGGCAGGCCGCCGGGATCGGCTCGGGGGACAATATCCTGCTCCGCCACGTCGgcggccgccgcctccgcgccaACGGGAGGTACCTCAGCGTCGACGACTCCGACAGCGCCGGCACGATGATGCATTGGGTCGTGGAGCGCATCCCCTCCAGGGAGGACACGCCTCGCCTTGCAGCTCCGACTGGG CTCCGCCTCCCCAGAAGCCTCAGCTTCATGTTGCCGTGGCGGGTGATCCAGGTCGAGCAGGCAGGCGCCGACGAGTCCAACGCCAGCTTCCCCTGGGCCTCACTCGTATTCAGGGGCAGGTCCGCGTACCACCTGAGGAAGAAGCTGGCCAGCCGGCTGGGTGTCGCCATGGACGTCTCCAACCTCGTCATGTGCGTCCGAGCGGGTATGCACGGGCGGCCTACCCCACTGGTCATCGACCTGCCCCGCAGCAGGCAGACCCTCGACATCATCGTCTTCATGGCGGGGACGCCAG GCTTTTGTGCATGA